One stretch of Clavibacter californiensis DNA includes these proteins:
- the mshC gene encoding cysteine--1-D-myo-inosityl 2-amino-2-deoxy-alpha-D-glucopyranoside ligase, translating into MRAWPRPAVPAVAGEPPVPTLFDTSAGSVRPAECTGDGRVGLYVCGITPYDATHIGHASTYLAFDTLQRVWLDRGYDVAYVQNVTDVDDPLLERATATGVDWRDLATEQVELFRTDMEALRILPPDSYVGVTEVVDEVAAAVAELVRRGTAYPVATPDAAEAGAHDLYFDVGRAGADGPWALGDESGYDRDTMAALSAERGGDPERPGKRDPLDPLLWRVERAGEPAWDSVVGRGRPGWHIECAVIALRKLDRPVTVQGGGSDLIFPHHEMSAGHASALTGEDFACVYAHSGMVAYQGEKMSKSLGNLVLVSRLRAAGVDPRAIRLALLAQHYRSDWEWTDALLAESVTRLAAWDAWAADASSTDADAGEPGELVQLVRERLADDLDTPGAILLLDLRVATGVPATPVEVAAVDALLGVALGSPAA; encoded by the coding sequence GTGCGCGCCTGGCCACGCCCCGCCGTCCCCGCCGTAGCGGGGGAGCCCCCCGTCCCGACCCTGTTCGACACGAGCGCCGGATCCGTCCGCCCCGCCGAGTGCACGGGCGACGGCCGCGTGGGCCTCTACGTCTGCGGCATCACGCCCTACGACGCGACCCACATAGGCCACGCGTCCACGTACCTCGCCTTCGACACGCTGCAGCGCGTCTGGCTCGACCGCGGGTACGACGTCGCCTACGTGCAGAACGTCACCGACGTCGACGACCCGCTGCTCGAGCGCGCGACCGCCACGGGTGTCGACTGGCGCGACCTGGCCACCGAGCAGGTCGAGCTGTTCCGCACCGACATGGAGGCCCTGCGGATCCTGCCGCCCGACTCCTACGTCGGCGTCACGGAGGTCGTCGACGAGGTCGCGGCCGCGGTCGCGGAGCTCGTCCGGCGCGGCACGGCCTACCCGGTCGCCACGCCCGACGCCGCCGAGGCCGGAGCCCATGACCTCTACTTCGACGTCGGCCGCGCCGGCGCGGACGGCCCCTGGGCCCTCGGCGACGAGAGCGGCTACGACCGCGACACCATGGCCGCGCTCTCGGCCGAGCGCGGCGGCGACCCCGAGCGTCCCGGCAAGCGCGACCCGCTGGATCCGCTGCTGTGGCGCGTCGAGCGCGCCGGCGAGCCCGCGTGGGACAGCGTCGTCGGGCGAGGCCGCCCCGGCTGGCACATCGAGTGCGCCGTCATCGCGCTGCGGAAGCTCGACCGTCCGGTCACCGTGCAGGGCGGCGGATCCGACCTGATCTTCCCCCACCACGAGATGTCCGCCGGCCACGCGTCCGCCCTCACCGGCGAGGACTTCGCGTGCGTCTACGCGCACAGCGGCATGGTCGCGTACCAGGGCGAGAAGATGAGCAAGTCGCTCGGCAACCTCGTGCTCGTGTCGCGCCTGCGGGCCGCGGGCGTGGATCCGCGCGCCATCCGCCTCGCGCTCCTCGCGCAGCACTACCGCTCGGACTGGGAGTGGACGGACGCGCTCCTCGCGGAATCCGTCACCCGTCTCGCCGCCTGGGATGCGTGGGCCGCCGACGCGTCGTCGACGGACGCCGACGCGGGGGAGCCGGGTGAGCTGGTGCAGCTCGTCCGCGAGCGCCTCGCCGACGACCTCGACACGCCGGGCGCGATCCTGCTGCTCGACCTCCGTGTCGCGACCGGCGTCCCCGCGACGCCCGTCGAGGTGGCCGCGGTCGACGCGCTCCTCGGCGTGGCGCTCGGGAGCCCGGCGGCCTGA
- a CDS encoding helix-turn-helix transcriptional regulator — translation MTDRAAPLHAQDKLAFLLALVPYLTDHGRVSVSQAAAHFRVPPEQIRQAVRLIAVSGVPGSTASYQHGDLFDIAWDDFEDNDQIVITHMVAIDDSPRFSAREAAALIAGLQYVSSQAEASDLDLVGQLMAKLARGSSASPSQVAVAAGAGDGTRDDLRRAIAEERRVEFDYRSPRGGTERRVVDPLRLESMDEDWYLRGWDLARGAVRTFRLDRLDELVVTDLPPEHRPQDVVLGDTLFEPSPDDLRVTLEVQESALPLLGDFVGDERPVPVAGRPGRVAVTVRVAHYQGLVRLVAGMAGVVVVTSPPEARAAVAEWAERAAAAYDDAG, via the coding sequence ATGACCGATCGCGCCGCGCCGCTCCACGCGCAGGACAAGCTGGCGTTCCTGCTGGCCCTCGTGCCGTACCTCACCGACCACGGACGCGTCAGCGTCAGCCAGGCGGCCGCGCACTTCCGGGTGCCGCCCGAGCAGATCCGCCAGGCCGTGCGCCTCATCGCCGTGTCCGGCGTCCCCGGCTCCACGGCCTCGTACCAGCACGGCGACCTGTTCGACATCGCGTGGGACGACTTCGAGGACAACGACCAGATCGTCATCACGCACATGGTCGCCATCGACGACTCCCCGCGGTTCTCCGCCCGGGAGGCGGCCGCGCTCATCGCCGGCCTCCAGTACGTCTCGTCCCAGGCGGAGGCCAGCGACCTCGACCTCGTCGGCCAGCTGATGGCGAAGCTCGCACGCGGATCCTCGGCGAGCCCCAGCCAGGTCGCCGTCGCGGCCGGGGCGGGCGACGGCACCCGCGACGACCTCCGCCGTGCCATCGCGGAGGAGCGCCGGGTCGAGTTCGACTACCGGAGCCCCCGAGGCGGTACGGAGCGCCGCGTGGTGGATCCGCTCCGCCTCGAGTCGATGGACGAGGACTGGTACCTGCGCGGCTGGGACCTGGCCCGCGGCGCCGTCCGCACGTTCCGCCTCGACCGCCTCGACGAGCTCGTCGTCACCGACCTCCCGCCCGAGCACCGGCCGCAGGACGTGGTGCTCGGCGACACCCTCTTCGAGCCGAGCCCCGACGACCTCCGCGTCACGCTCGAGGTCCAGGAGTCGGCGCTCCCGCTCCTCGGCGACTTCGTGGGCGACGAGCGGCCCGTCCCCGTCGCCGGTCGGCCCGGCCGCGTCGCCGTCACCGTGCGCGTCGCGCATTACCAGGGCCTCGTGCGCCTGGTCGCGGGCATGGCGGGCGTGGTCGTGGTCACCTCGCCTCCGGAGGCGCGGGCGGCGGTGGCCGAGTGGGCCGAGCGGGCCGCGGCCGCCTACGACGACGCCGGCTGA
- the tatA gene encoding Sec-independent protein translocase subunit TatA produces the protein MLGNLTGWHLVIILVVIVLLFGSTKLPALAKSVGQSMRIFKGEVKTMKEESGPDRRDDTRDENRRRDEERYRADDRDATPRDYVRPGESRVDEPRYDAPRYDSPRDGGDSRPRA, from the coding sequence ATGCTCGGAAACCTGACCGGATGGCACCTCGTCATCATCCTCGTCGTCATCGTCCTGCTCTTCGGTTCCACGAAGCTGCCCGCCCTCGCGAAGAGCGTGGGCCAGTCCATGCGCATCTTCAAGGGCGAGGTGAAGACCATGAAGGAGGAGAGCGGCCCCGACCGCCGCGACGACACCCGCGACGAGAACCGCCGCCGCGACGAGGAGCGCTACCGTGCCGACGACCGCGACGCGACGCCGCGCGACTACGTGCGCCCCGGCGAGTCCCGCGTCGACGAGCCCCGTTACGACGCCCCGCGCTACGACTCCCCGCGCGACGGCGGGGACTCCCGCCCCCGCGCCTGA
- a CDS encoding undecaprenyl-diphosphate phosphatase, with protein MSYLEAIILGLVQGLTEFLPISSSAHLRIAGLFMGGDPGATFTAITQLGTELAVVVFFRKRIGKVLSAWTRSLRGGMPKGDPDVRMGWLVIIGTVPIGIAGYLFQDTIRSTFRSLWIVAIVLIVFGILLGLADRYSRSDRLEKDMTYGHGVSIGIAQALALVPGVSRSGATTTAARAFGYSRPVAAEYSFLLAVPAVFGSGLYELVKSFDETGQAGAGQTAVATLIAFIVGLAVIAGLMRYISTRTFMPFVVYRVALGVVLLVLLGTGAIAA; from the coding sequence TTGAGCTATCTCGAGGCGATCATCCTGGGCCTCGTCCAGGGCCTGACCGAATTCCTGCCCATATCCTCGAGCGCGCACCTCCGCATCGCCGGGCTCTTCATGGGCGGCGACCCGGGAGCCACGTTCACCGCCATCACGCAGCTCGGCACCGAGCTCGCGGTCGTGGTCTTCTTCCGCAAGCGCATCGGCAAGGTCCTCTCGGCGTGGACCCGCTCGCTCCGCGGCGGGATGCCGAAGGGCGACCCGGACGTGCGCATGGGCTGGCTCGTCATCATCGGCACAGTCCCCATCGGCATCGCGGGGTACCTCTTCCAGGACACCATCCGCTCCACGTTCCGCTCGCTCTGGATCGTGGCGATCGTGCTCATCGTCTTCGGCATCCTGCTCGGCCTCGCCGACCGCTACAGCCGCAGCGACCGCCTCGAGAAGGACATGACCTACGGGCACGGCGTGAGCATCGGCATCGCGCAGGCCCTCGCCCTCGTCCCCGGCGTCTCGCGCTCGGGCGCGACCACCACGGCCGCGCGCGCGTTCGGCTACTCCCGGCCGGTCGCCGCGGAGTACTCGTTCCTCCTCGCCGTGCCCGCGGTCTTCGGCAGCGGCCTGTACGAGCTCGTGAAGAGCTTCGACGAGACCGGCCAGGCCGGCGCCGGGCAGACCGCGGTCGCGACCCTCATCGCGTTCATCGTGGGCCTCGCGGTCATCGCGGGCCTCATGCGGTACATCTCCACCCGCACGTTCATGCCGTTCGTGGTCTACCGCGTCGCCCTCGGCGTCGTGCTCCTGGTGCTGCTCGGCACCGGCGCGATCGCGGCCTGA
- a CDS encoding tRNA (adenine-N1)-methyltransferase — translation MTVDTAAARFSGPFRAGDRVQLTGPKGRLNTILLEPGKVFHTHRGMIDHDDLIGLPDGSVVKNSAGIECLALRPLLSDVVMSMPRGAAIIYPKDAAQILGLADVFPGATVVEAGVGSGALSMWLLRALGPTGTLLSFERREEFADVARGNVSSYFGHSPENWSITLGDLAEALPTVTEPHSVDRVILDMLAPWECVDAVAEALTPGGVLLCYVATVTQLSRVAEALRDSGLFTNPDASETMIRGWHVEGLAVRPEHRMIGHTGFLITARRLAPGSVLPQLKRRASKSDFSDEDMEAWTPGSLGERKVSDKVLRKRVRIAEHGAQLAGARDQAEAGDTVVPDGADDTSDAPEPTDPTA, via the coding sequence ATGACCGTCGACACCGCCGCCGCGCGTTTCAGCGGACCGTTCCGCGCGGGCGACCGCGTGCAGCTCACGGGCCCCAAGGGCCGGCTCAACACCATCCTGCTCGAGCCCGGCAAGGTGTTCCACACCCACCGCGGCATGATCGACCACGACGACCTCATCGGACTGCCCGACGGCAGCGTCGTGAAGAACAGCGCGGGCATCGAGTGCCTGGCGCTCCGGCCGCTGCTCTCGGATGTCGTCATGTCGATGCCCCGCGGCGCCGCGATCATCTACCCGAAGGACGCCGCGCAGATCCTCGGCCTCGCGGACGTGTTCCCGGGCGCCACCGTCGTGGAGGCGGGCGTCGGATCCGGCGCCCTCTCGATGTGGCTGCTGCGCGCCCTCGGGCCGACCGGCACGCTCCTCTCCTTCGAGCGCCGCGAGGAGTTCGCGGACGTCGCCCGAGGCAACGTCTCGAGCTACTTCGGCCACAGTCCGGAGAACTGGTCCATCACCCTCGGCGACCTGGCGGAGGCGCTGCCGACCGTCACCGAGCCGCACTCCGTCGACCGCGTGATCCTCGACATGCTCGCGCCGTGGGAGTGCGTCGACGCGGTCGCCGAGGCGCTCACGCCCGGCGGCGTCCTGCTCTGCTACGTCGCCACCGTCACGCAGCTGTCGCGCGTGGCCGAGGCGCTCCGCGACTCCGGGCTCTTCACGAACCCGGATGCGAGCGAGACCATGATCCGCGGCTGGCACGTGGAGGGCCTCGCCGTCCGTCCCGAGCACCGCATGATCGGGCACACCGGCTTCCTCATCACCGCGCGCCGCCTGGCACCCGGATCCGTCCTGCCGCAGCTCAAGCGCCGCGCGTCGAAGTCCGACTTCAGCGACGAGGACATGGAGGCCTGGACCCCCGGATCGCTCGGCGAGCGCAAGGTGAGCGACAAGGTCCTGCGCAAGCGCGTCCGCATCGCGGAGCACGGCGCCCAGCTCGCGGGCGCCAGGGACCAGGCGGAGGCGGGCGACACGGTCGTCCCCGACGGCGCGGACGACACGTCCGATGCGCCGGAGCCCACCGACCCCACCGCCTAG
- a CDS encoding PAC2 family protein: MADAERFVSGRLLVVAFEGWNDAGEAASGAVRALKDLLDLEAVSSVDPEDYFDFQFNRPTIGFAEDGTRELEWPGATLYGPKDPRRPAQDLAADAQLGVSGDNGGSIHLLLGVEPSRHWTAFTAEVLDAARAAGVEGVVLLGALLADVPHTRPISVYSTSENASVRAELGIERSTYEGPVGILSIIAQRAEEMGMPTVSLWASVPHYVHSAPSPKATLALIDKLEEMVDVVIPRGELIQEAATWEAGIDQLAGEDEDMASYIQQLEQARDTVDSPEASGEAIAQEFERYLRRGDGPRGRGDDRPEEPWRPKDPKDPKDQ, translated from the coding sequence GTGGCGGATGCCGAGAGGTTCGTGAGCGGACGGCTGCTGGTCGTCGCCTTCGAGGGCTGGAACGATGCGGGCGAGGCCGCCAGCGGTGCGGTCCGGGCGCTTAAGGACCTGCTCGACCTCGAGGCGGTGTCGTCGGTGGATCCCGAGGACTACTTCGACTTCCAGTTCAACCGCCCCACCATCGGCTTCGCGGAGGACGGCACCCGCGAGCTGGAGTGGCCGGGCGCCACGCTCTACGGCCCGAAGGACCCGCGGCGACCCGCGCAGGACCTGGCGGCCGACGCGCAGCTCGGCGTGAGCGGCGACAACGGCGGCAGCATCCACCTCCTGCTCGGCGTCGAGCCGTCCAGGCACTGGACGGCGTTCACCGCCGAGGTGCTCGACGCGGCGCGCGCGGCCGGCGTCGAGGGCGTCGTGCTGCTCGGGGCGCTGCTGGCCGACGTGCCGCACACGCGGCCCATCTCCGTCTACTCCACGAGCGAGAACGCGAGCGTGCGGGCGGAGCTCGGCATCGAGCGCAGCACCTACGAGGGGCCCGTCGGGATCCTCAGCATCATCGCCCAGCGCGCCGAGGAGATGGGCATGCCCACCGTCTCCCTCTGGGCCTCCGTGCCGCACTACGTGCACAGCGCGCCGTCGCCCAAGGCCACGCTCGCGCTCATCGACAAGCTGGAGGAGATGGTCGACGTGGTGATCCCGCGCGGCGAGCTCATCCAGGAGGCCGCGACCTGGGAGGCCGGCATCGACCAGCTCGCGGGCGAGGACGAGGACATGGCGTCCTACATCCAGCAGCTCGAGCAGGCCCGCGACACGGTGGACTCCCCCGAGGCGAGCGGCGAGGCCATCGCGCAGGAGTTCGAGAGGTACCTGCGCCGGGGCGACGGGCCGCGTGGACGCGGCGACGACCGGCCCGAGGAGCCGTGGCGGCCGAAGGACCCCAAGGACCCCAAGGACCAGTAG
- the tatC gene encoding twin-arginine translocase subunit TatC, with the protein MSLVQHLLELKKRLFIAGVAIILAMVVGWFLSSFVLEALRQPIETINAEQGRNASLNFPTITSAFDLRLQIALYVGLIISSPVWLYQVFAFLVPGLTRTERRYTFGFFFSAVPLFLAGCAAGWFVLPHIVALLTQFAGAGDSSFITAREYFDFVLKLVFAVGIAFVLPVFLVLFNFMGILSGATIIRSWRIAILLIILFCAIATPAADVMSMFLLAVPMTVLYLVAAGISLLNDRRRARKAAAMADDLLS; encoded by the coding sequence ATGTCCCTCGTCCAGCACCTGCTGGAGCTCAAGAAGCGCCTGTTCATCGCGGGCGTGGCCATCATCCTGGCGATGGTCGTGGGCTGGTTCCTCTCCTCGTTCGTCCTCGAGGCGCTGCGCCAGCCCATCGAGACCATCAACGCGGAGCAGGGGCGGAACGCCAGCCTCAACTTCCCGACCATCACGTCGGCGTTCGACCTGCGCCTGCAGATCGCGCTCTACGTGGGCCTCATCATCTCGAGCCCCGTGTGGCTCTACCAGGTGTTCGCCTTCCTGGTGCCCGGCCTCACGAGGACGGAGCGCCGCTACACGTTCGGCTTCTTCTTCTCCGCCGTGCCGCTGTTCCTCGCGGGCTGCGCGGCCGGCTGGTTCGTCCTGCCGCACATCGTCGCGCTGCTCACGCAGTTCGCGGGTGCGGGCGACTCGTCGTTCATCACGGCGCGCGAGTACTTCGACTTCGTGCTGAAGCTGGTCTTCGCGGTGGGCATCGCGTTCGTGCTGCCGGTGTTCCTCGTGCTGTTCAACTTCATGGGGATCCTCAGCGGCGCGACGATCATCCGGTCATGGCGCATCGCGATCCTGCTGATCATCCTGTTCTGCGCCATCGCGACCCCGGCTGCCGACGTCATGTCGATGTTCCTTCTGGCGGTCCCGATGACGGTGCTGTACCTGGTGGCCGCGGGCATCTCGCTGCTGAACGACCGGCGCCGCGCGCGCAAGGCCGCCGCGATGGCGGACGACCTGCTGTCCTGA
- a CDS encoding FKBP-type peptidyl-prolyl cis-trans isomerase has product MRRSAALTVCAGLVLTLAACSPSGSGSGAAAGCTPLAQAGTSSSTVTATGDVGSAPASVAFPTPLKPAGVEVSTIVEGDGAPVQPNQGITAAASIVDGKTGKDLAAYARIAPNARTTGSPLFTPASLHESLPYLEDAMTCMPVGSRVAVTVPVSTVFPGQDLSSQGLDATDGLVLIVDITSSFPEKATGEPRPAQAGFPSVVTTDDGIPGITIPPSTPPTEYRDALLRAGDGAEVGDGDTVTLQYTGVVWGTSTSAEKQAVFGSSWTGGGPLQVPATATTAAPSTGAASSLVVTPGLAKALVGKHAGDQVIAVVPPADGFGDQGSAKVPAGSTLVYVVDILGTSTTK; this is encoded by the coding sequence GTGCGCCGTTCCGCCGCGCTCACCGTCTGCGCAGGACTCGTCCTGACGCTCGCCGCCTGCAGCCCCTCCGGCTCCGGATCCGGTGCGGCGGCGGGCTGCACGCCCCTCGCCCAGGCCGGCACGTCGTCCAGCACGGTCACCGCCACGGGCGACGTCGGCAGCGCGCCCGCCTCGGTCGCGTTCCCCACGCCGCTCAAGCCCGCGGGCGTCGAGGTCTCCACGATCGTCGAGGGCGACGGTGCGCCCGTGCAGCCGAACCAGGGCATCACGGCCGCGGCCTCCATCGTCGACGGCAAGACCGGCAAGGACCTCGCGGCCTACGCCCGCATCGCGCCCAACGCCCGCACCACGGGTTCGCCGCTCTTCACGCCGGCCTCCCTGCACGAGTCGCTGCCGTACCTCGAGGACGCGATGACGTGCATGCCCGTCGGCTCGCGTGTCGCGGTGACGGTCCCCGTGTCCACGGTCTTCCCCGGACAGGACCTGTCGTCCCAGGGCCTCGACGCCACCGACGGCCTCGTCCTCATCGTCGACATCACGTCGTCCTTCCCGGAGAAGGCCACCGGCGAGCCGCGGCCTGCCCAGGCCGGGTTCCCGTCCGTCGTCACGACGGACGACGGCATCCCCGGGATCACCATCCCGCCGAGCACGCCGCCCACCGAGTACCGCGACGCGCTCCTCCGCGCGGGCGACGGCGCCGAGGTCGGCGACGGCGACACCGTCACGCTGCAGTACACCGGCGTCGTCTGGGGCACGAGCACGTCGGCCGAGAAGCAGGCCGTGTTCGGATCCAGCTGGACAGGCGGCGGCCCCCTCCAGGTGCCCGCGACCGCCACCACGGCGGCGCCCTCCACCGGCGCGGCCTCCTCGCTCGTCGTCACGCCCGGCCTCGCGAAGGCCCTCGTGGGCAAGCACGCCGGCGACCAGGTCATCGCGGTCGTCCCACCGGCCGACGGATTCGGCGACCAGGGCTCCGCCAAGGTGCCCGCGGGGTCCACGCTCGTCTACGTGGTGGATATCCTCGGGACCAGCACCACCAAGTAA
- a CDS encoding M20/M25/M40 family metallo-hydrolase has protein sequence MTDTLPDDLDATARIARDLIRFDTTNHGEGRSEGETEAAEYVEQHLKDLGLAPELIDAAPGRTSVLARIPGRNRDKPALVVHGHLDVVPADPANWSVDPFGGVIKDGMLWGRGAVDMKNMDAMMITALQEIITSGRAPERDLIMGFFSDEEAGGVLGSAYVVENRPEWFAGATEAISEVGGYSIDLAGKRAYLLQTGEKALVWIRLVATGTAGHGSQVNRDNAVTRLAGAVARIGMEEWPVHLTDTTRQLLDEIARIVGADPKQVTPDDLAIATGTASKFIAATLRTTTNPTLLHAGYKHNVIPDTAEALIDIRVLPGEEDEVLARVRELAGDGVEVRIVHQDVGLENPFEGPLVDAMVATLGMHDPEAEVLPYMLSGGTDNKALSLLGITGYGFAPLKLPASMDFPSMFHGVDERVPLDALVFGRQVLRDLLLNY, from the coding sequence ATGACCGACACGCTCCCCGACGACCTCGACGCCACCGCCCGGATCGCCCGCGACCTCATCCGGTTCGACACCACCAACCACGGCGAGGGCCGGTCGGAGGGGGAGACGGAGGCCGCGGAGTACGTCGAGCAGCATCTCAAGGACCTGGGGCTGGCGCCCGAGCTCATCGACGCCGCGCCCGGTCGCACGAGCGTCCTCGCGCGCATCCCGGGCCGCAACCGCGACAAGCCCGCGCTCGTCGTCCACGGCCACCTCGACGTCGTGCCCGCCGACCCCGCGAACTGGTCCGTCGACCCGTTCGGCGGCGTCATCAAGGACGGGATGCTCTGGGGTCGCGGCGCCGTGGACATGAAGAACATGGACGCGATGATGATCACCGCGCTCCAGGAGATCATCACCTCGGGCCGCGCGCCCGAGCGCGACCTGATCATGGGCTTCTTCTCCGACGAGGAGGCGGGCGGCGTGCTCGGCTCCGCCTACGTCGTCGAGAACCGGCCCGAGTGGTTCGCGGGCGCGACCGAGGCCATCAGCGAGGTCGGCGGCTACTCCATCGACCTCGCCGGGAAGCGCGCCTACCTGCTGCAGACGGGCGAGAAGGCCCTCGTCTGGATCCGCCTCGTCGCCACGGGCACCGCGGGCCACGGCTCGCAGGTCAACCGCGACAACGCCGTCACGCGGCTCGCGGGCGCGGTCGCGCGGATCGGCATGGAGGAGTGGCCCGTCCACCTCACCGACACGACGCGCCAGCTGCTCGACGAGATCGCCCGCATCGTGGGGGCCGACCCGAAGCAGGTCACGCCGGACGACCTCGCGATCGCCACGGGCACCGCGTCGAAGTTCATCGCCGCGACGCTGCGCACCACGACCAACCCGACGCTCCTGCACGCCGGCTACAAGCACAACGTGATCCCCGACACGGCGGAGGCGCTCATCGACATCCGCGTCCTGCCGGGCGAGGAGGACGAGGTGCTCGCACGCGTCCGGGAGCTCGCGGGCGACGGCGTCGAGGTCCGCATCGTGCACCAGGACGTCGGCCTCGAGAACCCCTTCGAGGGACCGCTCGTCGACGCCATGGTCGCCACCCTGGGCATGCACGACCCCGAGGCCGAGGTCCTGCCCTACATGCTCTCCGGGGGCACGGACAACAAGGCGCTCAGCCTCCTCGGGATCACCGGATATGGCTTCGCGCCGCTCAAGCTCCCGGCGTCCATGGACTTCCCGTCGATGTTCCACGGCGTCGACGAGAGGGTCCCGCTCGACGCACTAGTCTTCGGGAGGCAGGTCCTCCGCGACCTCCTCCTGAACTACTAG
- a CDS encoding helix-turn-helix transcriptional regulator: MPETSRRPNVPVEERLFSLVLALLATEQGLTKNEVLSSVQGYRQRYRAGGDNANLERQFERDKDDIRDLGVPLETVEAPGQEGNNQLLRYRIPRGAYELPADLSFTPEETTLLNLAAMVWREGSLSGESRRALIKLRSLGVESDDPVIGFAPRLRTREAAFAPLSVALERHVLVSFGYLKPGERTARIRTVAPLALVQHQGRWHLHGVDQDADGPRTFLLSRIVDRVRVTSRAFVPEGEDHAERALADLDRVWANGVGEVTVAPGSDAEIRLRRRRGTEDLGDGRLRVHYSDTNLFADEVAGFGPEARVIAPPKLRDAVRARLAETVSAHREDAS, from the coding sequence GTGCCCGAGACATCCCGCCGACCGAACGTGCCCGTCGAGGAGCGCCTGTTCAGCCTCGTGCTGGCGCTTCTCGCCACCGAGCAGGGCCTGACGAAGAACGAGGTCCTCTCGAGCGTCCAGGGCTACCGGCAGCGCTACCGGGCCGGTGGCGACAACGCCAACCTGGAGCGCCAGTTCGAGCGCGACAAGGACGACATCCGCGACCTCGGCGTGCCGCTCGAGACCGTGGAGGCGCCGGGCCAGGAGGGCAACAACCAGCTCCTGCGCTACCGGATCCCGCGCGGCGCCTACGAGCTCCCCGCCGACCTGTCCTTCACGCCGGAGGAGACGACGCTCCTCAACCTCGCGGCCATGGTGTGGCGCGAGGGGTCGCTCTCGGGGGAGTCGCGCCGTGCGCTCATCAAGCTGCGCTCGCTCGGCGTGGAGTCCGACGATCCCGTCATCGGCTTCGCGCCGCGCCTGCGCACGCGCGAGGCGGCCTTCGCGCCCCTGAGCGTCGCGCTCGAGCGGCACGTCCTCGTCTCCTTCGGCTACCTCAAGCCGGGGGAACGGACGGCCAGGATCCGCACGGTCGCCCCGCTCGCGCTCGTGCAGCACCAGGGCCGCTGGCACCTGCACGGCGTCGACCAGGACGCCGACGGACCGCGCACGTTCCTGCTGTCGCGCATCGTCGACCGCGTGCGCGTGACGAGCCGCGCCTTCGTGCCCGAGGGGGAGGACCACGCCGAGCGCGCCCTCGCCGACCTGGACCGCGTGTGGGCGAACGGCGTCGGGGAGGTCACCGTGGCCCCCGGATCCGACGCGGAGATCCGCCTGCGCCGTCGTCGCGGCACGGAGGACCTCGGCGACGGACGCCTCCGCGTGCACTACTCCGACACCAACCTCTTCGCCGACGAGGTCGCGGGCTTCGGTCCGGAGGCCCGCGTGATCGCGCCGCCGAAGCTGCGGGACGCCGTGCGCGCCCGCCTCGCGGAGACCGTCTCCGCCCACCGGGAGGACGCATCATGA
- a CDS encoding HAD family hydrolase, protein MISNRPAAVLWDMDGTIVDTEPYWMVAEEALVGSFGGTWTPEDGLRLVGNGLDDSARILQEAGVDLPVQEIIDRLSDRVMEQILVEVPWRPGARELLRGIREAGIPTALVTMSIGRMARQVADAVPFDAFDHVVAGDDVSRSKPHPEAYLAAADLLGVDIRDCVAIEDSAPGVASATASGATVIAVPHHVPLPTDDAYVLWDTLAGRTLADLEAAHADRRAAASIRDEVPA, encoded by the coding sequence GTGATCAGCAACAGACCCGCGGCCGTCCTCTGGGACATGGACGGCACCATCGTGGACACGGAGCCCTACTGGATGGTGGCGGAGGAGGCGCTGGTCGGCTCCTTCGGCGGCACGTGGACCCCCGAGGACGGGCTCCGGCTCGTCGGCAATGGGCTGGACGACTCGGCGCGCATCCTGCAGGAGGCGGGCGTCGACCTGCCCGTCCAGGAGATCATCGACCGCCTGAGCGACCGCGTGATGGAGCAGATCCTCGTCGAGGTGCCGTGGCGCCCGGGCGCGCGGGAGCTCCTCCGCGGGATCCGCGAGGCCGGCATCCCCACCGCTCTCGTCACCATGAGCATCGGCCGCATGGCGCGCCAGGTCGCCGACGCCGTGCCGTTCGACGCGTTCGACCACGTCGTCGCCGGCGACGACGTCTCCCGCAGCAAGCCGCACCCCGAGGCGTACCTCGCCGCCGCCGACCTGCTCGGCGTGGACATCCGCGACTGCGTCGCCATCGAGGACTCCGCTCCTGGCGTCGCCTCCGCCACCGCATCCGGCGCGACCGTCATCGCGGTGCCGCACCACGTGCCGCTGCCGACCGACGACGCCTACGTGCTCTGGGACACCCTCGCCGGCCGCACGCTCGCCGACCTCGAGGCGGCCCACGCCGACCGCCGGGCCGCGGCCTCGATTCGCGACGAGGTGCCCGCATGA